From the Ruania alkalisoli genome, one window contains:
- a CDS encoding carbohydrate ABC transporter permease: MTATGASAAPLRRGQSRLRRIESRQALGFISPALAGLTVFTIAPVILSIVMSLYDWPAWGDRTFVGGGNYVDLFTRHPDFWPSLRNSAIFTLLFVPMNLAVSLTLALLLSPRIKGRAVFRVLFFIPVVTPMVANVLVWKMLLQPNGLFNGLSTSMFGIELPSFLSHPQWAMVMVVVMSVWQGMGYNMLIFCAALEQLPEPVLEAARIDGAKGWRMFSRITLPLLSPAIFFTTVMTMITSMQVFAQPQLLTGGGPGNATIPIVMFIYDQAFTFQQMGLAAAAAWILFAIIIGLTALQFSAQKRWVHYEV; this comes from the coding sequence ATGACAGCGACCGGAGCATCTGCAGCGCCGCTCAGGCGCGGACAGAGCAGGCTGCGACGGATCGAGTCCCGCCAGGCGCTGGGGTTCATCTCCCCGGCCCTGGCGGGCCTGACCGTGTTCACGATCGCCCCGGTGATCCTCTCGATCGTGATGAGCCTCTATGACTGGCCCGCGTGGGGGGACCGGACCTTCGTGGGCGGCGGCAACTATGTCGACCTGTTCACCCGCCACCCGGATTTCTGGCCGTCGTTGCGCAACTCGGCGATCTTCACACTGCTGTTCGTGCCGATGAACCTCGCAGTATCGCTGACTTTGGCGCTGCTGCTCAGCCCCCGCATCAAGGGCCGGGCGGTGTTCCGGGTGTTGTTCTTCATCCCGGTGGTCACCCCGATGGTGGCCAACGTGCTGGTGTGGAAGATGCTGCTGCAGCCGAACGGGCTGTTCAACGGGCTGTCCACCTCGATGTTCGGGATCGAGCTGCCCAGCTTCCTCAGCCACCCGCAATGGGCGATGGTGATGGTGGTGGTCATGTCCGTCTGGCAGGGCATGGGCTACAACATGCTGATCTTCTGTGCGGCGCTGGAGCAGCTCCCCGAACCGGTGTTGGAGGCCGCTCGCATCGACGGCGCGAAGGGGTGGCGGATGTTCTCCCGGATCACCCTGCCGCTGCTGAGCCCGGCGATCTTCTTCACCACGGTGATGACGATGATCACCTCGATGCAGGTCTTCGCCCAGCCGCAGCTGCTCACCGGCGGTGGCCCCGGCAACGCCACCATCCCGATCGTGATGTTCATCTACGACCAGGCCTTCACCTTCCAGCAGATGGGCCTGGCCGCCGCGGCCGCCTGGATCCTCTTCGCGATCATCATCGGCCTGACGGCGCTGCAGTTCTCCGCGCAGAAGAGGTGGGTCCACTATGAGGTCTGA
- a CDS encoding ABC transporter substrate-binding protein, translating into MKITRSLAAMTAAGAALALGACGTQSGSGSGSDGDGDDTGSGASITWDMWAGSESDIEALEAQLAIAQEENPDLDISLQHAPWNDYFTKLTTNLASGNVACVTSMNGQRLSGYHEAFMPLGEEELATAGIDPADFTEGSLDIMSYDGELYGIPYDVAAMLVYYNKDMFADAGVPEPAAGWTFEDFDAALDGLGTDGTAFGMGMGEFQWMALPIAHAGVQPVDESGALDLTNPAFLEASEWYASIAADGHGSLPPSASDTGWGEQEYQAGNVAMAVDGTWNASSYLNNEAGFAAGMVDIPSVDGERLGLVLGSGYGISADCENPEAALQVLGSLVGEAAQDQIASSGRSYPARISSQPLYFESLDEGVQDEVQAAFEAVFTGLEGQRSTDDWAQVNESIQPNLVTVYTGQSTMTDVLEQTQSQFGD; encoded by the coding sequence ATGAAGATCACCAGATCTCTGGCAGCGATGACCGCTGCCGGTGCGGCACTCGCCCTCGGCGCCTGCGGGACGCAGTCGGGAAGTGGCAGCGGAAGCGACGGCGATGGCGATGACACTGGCAGCGGCGCCTCGATCACCTGGGACATGTGGGCCGGCAGCGAGTCCGACATCGAAGCGCTCGAGGCGCAGCTCGCGATCGCCCAGGAGGAGAACCCCGACCTGGACATCTCCCTCCAGCACGCCCCGTGGAACGACTACTTCACCAAGCTGACCACCAACCTCGCCTCCGGCAACGTGGCGTGCGTGACCTCGATGAACGGCCAGCGCCTCTCCGGCTACCACGAGGCGTTCATGCCGCTCGGCGAGGAGGAGCTGGCGACCGCCGGGATCGACCCGGCCGACTTCACCGAGGGATCGCTGGACATCATGAGCTACGACGGCGAGCTCTACGGCATCCCCTACGACGTGGCAGCGATGCTCGTCTACTACAACAAGGACATGTTCGCCGACGCGGGCGTTCCCGAGCCGGCAGCCGGCTGGACGTTCGAGGACTTCGACGCCGCGCTGGACGGACTCGGTACCGACGGCACCGCCTTCGGCATGGGTATGGGCGAATTCCAGTGGATGGCCCTGCCGATCGCCCACGCCGGCGTGCAGCCGGTCGACGAGTCCGGCGCGCTGGACCTGACCAACCCCGCCTTCCTCGAGGCCTCCGAGTGGTACGCCTCGATCGCCGCCGACGGTCACGGGTCACTCCCGCCCTCGGCCTCCGACACCGGCTGGGGTGAGCAGGAGTACCAGGCAGGCAACGTCGCGATGGCGGTGGACGGCACCTGGAACGCTTCCAGCTACCTGAACAACGAAGCCGGCTTCGCCGCCGGCATGGTCGACATTCCCTCCGTCGACGGTGAGCGCCTGGGTCTGGTGCTCGGCTCGGGCTATGGCATCTCCGCCGACTGCGAGAACCCGGAGGCGGCGCTGCAGGTGCTCGGCTCGCTCGTGGGTGAAGCGGCGCAGGACCAGATCGCCTCCTCGGGTCGCAGCTACCCGGCGCGCATCAGTTCCCAGCCGCTGTACTTCGAGTCCCTCGACGAGGGTGTGCAGGACGAGGTGCAGGCCGCGTTCGAGGCCGTCTTCACCGGCCTGGAGGGGCAGCGCTCCACCGACGACTGGGCCCAGGTCAACGAGTCGATCCAGCCGAACCTGGTGACCGTCTACACCGGTCAGTCGACGATGACCGACGTGCTCGAGCAGACGCAGAGCCAGTTCGGCGACTGA
- a CDS encoding ROK family transcriptional regulator: protein MSRRKSTTAAQDEILMLIGSGRARSRRELAEALDLSPSTVSQHVQALLTEGHLVEGPAGESSGGRRPRELRLTDRDEYLGAIDLGGGHARIGLVRRGAGIVATTEIPVDLTEGAPAVIDAVAAGLTTLATGPAVDGQLVGAGISLPGPVDVTRRTVESPSRMPGWQGHDIGGLLEQATGVPVVVENDANAMALGEHFARTERVEHSVTVKAGTAIGAGIVVHGSVYHGAGGVAGDITHTRVSAAGETPCSCGNHGCLETVASGSALVRLLREQGYDVTTTADVLDRVRDADPVATTLARTAGRQLGEVLCAVVNFFNPGAVYLGGALATLEPFVSAIRSQLYAGSHPMMTRSLVIEPARLGADATLTGVVRMLDESLFRLGR from the coding sequence ATGTCTCGACGGAAGAGCACCACTGCCGCCCAGGACGAGATCTTGATGCTGATCGGATCCGGCCGGGCTCGATCGCGACGCGAGCTCGCGGAGGCGCTCGACCTCTCACCCTCAACCGTCTCCCAGCACGTCCAGGCGCTCCTGACGGAGGGGCACCTGGTCGAAGGGCCGGCCGGGGAGTCCAGCGGTGGCCGCCGCCCCCGGGAACTGCGCCTGACCGACCGGGACGAGTACCTCGGCGCGATCGACCTCGGCGGCGGGCACGCCCGGATCGGACTGGTGCGCCGTGGCGCCGGGATCGTGGCGACCACCGAGATCCCCGTTGATCTGACCGAGGGGGCACCGGCTGTGATCGACGCAGTCGCCGCCGGGCTGACGACACTCGCCACCGGACCGGCCGTCGACGGGCAGCTCGTCGGTGCCGGGATCTCGCTACCTGGACCGGTCGACGTGACCCGCCGTACGGTCGAGAGTCCGTCCCGGATGCCCGGCTGGCAGGGTCATGACATCGGAGGTCTGCTCGAGCAGGCGACCGGAGTGCCGGTCGTCGTGGAGAACGATGCGAACGCGATGGCCCTCGGAGAACACTTCGCTCGCACCGAACGAGTCGAGCACTCCGTCACCGTGAAGGCGGGCACCGCGATCGGAGCGGGCATCGTGGTGCACGGATCGGTCTACCACGGCGCCGGCGGGGTGGCCGGAGACATCACCCACACGCGGGTCAGCGCCGCGGGTGAGACGCCGTGCTCGTGCGGCAATCACGGCTGCCTGGAGACGGTCGCCTCCGGGTCTGCGCTGGTGCGGTTGCTGCGTGAACAGGGCTATGACGTGACGACGACGGCAGACGTTCTCGACCGCGTGCGCGACGCCGACCCCGTCGCCACCACCCTCGCCCGGACCGCCGGTCGGCAGCTCGGTGAGGTGCTGTGCGCCGTCGTGAACTTCTTCAACCCGGGGGCGGTCTACCTGGGCGGAGCGCTGGCGACGCTGGAGCCGTTCGTCTCCGCGATCCGCAGCCAGCTCTACGCCGGGTCGCACCCGATGATGACCCGGTCACTGGTGATCGAACCGGCGCGCCTGGGTGCCGATGCCACCCTCACCGGTGTGGTGCGAATGCTCGACGAGTCGTTGTTCCGCCTCGGGCGCTGA
- a CDS encoding carbohydrate ABC transporter permease: MRSDVIADAAARPGEQQVAPAGVVPPRKEKQPVTAGVVVAYVCVVLAAVIFAVPLIYALFSALKPNDQIFAVPPTLVGDEVRWGNFVEVFRFGPFWTYIGNSFFVAIAGTIVVNIVSTTAGYAFGRLRWRGRDVVFVLFLVTLMVPQEVLVVPMFQLMQWLGWVNTPQALILPFAFTAFGTFLMRQFFRGIPYELEEAARVDGAGPLRTFGSIILPLARSAVAVLTVFTFISFWNSYLWPLIVVNDYGYLGTLPIGLATFSGQFGTRWDLQMAASIISMIPTAILVIVLQKHLVKGIATAGIAGR; the protein is encoded by the coding sequence ATGAGGTCTGATGTGATCGCCGACGCCGCAGCCCGCCCGGGCGAGCAGCAGGTGGCACCTGCAGGCGTGGTTCCCCCGCGCAAGGAGAAGCAGCCGGTCACCGCCGGTGTGGTGGTCGCCTACGTCTGCGTGGTGCTGGCCGCCGTGATCTTCGCCGTGCCGCTGATCTACGCCCTGTTCTCGGCGCTCAAGCCCAATGACCAGATCTTCGCGGTACCGCCCACGCTGGTGGGAGACGAAGTGCGGTGGGGCAACTTCGTGGAGGTGTTCCGGTTCGGGCCGTTCTGGACCTATATCGGCAACTCCTTCTTCGTGGCCATCGCCGGCACGATCGTGGTCAACATCGTCTCCACCACCGCCGGCTATGCGTTCGGGCGACTGCGCTGGCGTGGCCGGGATGTGGTCTTCGTGCTGTTCCTGGTGACGCTGATGGTGCCGCAGGAAGTGCTCGTGGTGCCGATGTTCCAGCTGATGCAGTGGCTGGGGTGGGTGAACACCCCGCAGGCGCTGATCCTGCCGTTCGCCTTCACCGCCTTCGGGACGTTCCTGATGCGGCAGTTCTTCCGTGGGATTCCCTACGAGCTGGAGGAAGCCGCACGCGTGGACGGTGCCGGTCCGCTGCGCACGTTCGGTTCCATCATCCTGCCGCTGGCCCGGTCCGCGGTGGCGGTGCTGACGGTGTTCACGTTCATCAGCTTCTGGAACAGTTATCTGTGGCCGTTGATCGTGGTCAACGACTACGGCTACCTGGGCACACTGCCGATCGGCCTGGCCACCTTCTCGGGACAGTTCGGTACCCGCTGGGATCTGCAGATGGCGGCCTCGATCATCTCCATGATCCCGACCGCGATCCTGGTGATCGTGCTGCAGAAGCACCTGGTGAAGGGCATCGCGACCGCCGGGATCGCCGGCCGATGA
- a CDS encoding alpha-L-fucosidase, whose product MVTAHDWFTHDRFGLFIHFGLYSLLGRHEWVMTHERTSPEEYEKNAQFFDPDLFDAVATAKAAKAAGMRYAVLTAKHHEGFAMYDSALTDYSSKATFGRDIVAEYVKAFRAEGLKVGIYYSLIDWHHPDFTIDYHHPLRDRPDARELNEGRDMARYREYLHGQVRELLTNYGRIDYLFYDFTYVDDRDGWAGKGPQDWDSEGLLALTRELQPDIIVNDRLWIPGDVVTPEQYQPDEPMTRDGEEVMWEACQTLNGSWGYDRDNLDIKSPDLLLRMLVDTVSKNGNLLLNIGPDGRGGIPPRDQVSLQALGEWMRLHERSVIGAGAAGYQAPSGTVLTRRGDRLYLHLLTWPFGHVHLADLADKVSFARFLHDGSQVRASQIDPDQQAWNTEPGGQAPGTLTLHLPTTRPDVAIPVIELFLAPDA is encoded by the coding sequence ATGGTCACCGCGCACGACTGGTTCACCCACGACCGATTCGGTCTGTTCATCCACTTCGGCCTGTACAGCCTGCTCGGCCGTCACGAGTGGGTCATGACCCACGAACGCACCTCACCCGAGGAGTACGAGAAGAACGCGCAGTTCTTCGACCCCGACCTGTTCGATGCTGTCGCCACGGCCAAGGCGGCGAAGGCGGCCGGCATGCGTTACGCCGTCCTGACAGCGAAGCATCACGAGGGCTTCGCCATGTACGACTCGGCTCTGACTGACTACAGCTCGAAGGCCACCTTCGGGCGGGACATCGTGGCCGAGTATGTGAAGGCATTTCGGGCCGAGGGCCTGAAGGTAGGCATCTACTACTCCCTCATCGACTGGCACCACCCCGACTTCACCATCGACTACCACCACCCGCTGCGCGACCGGCCCGACGCCCGCGAGCTCAACGAGGGCCGAGACATGGCCCGCTACCGCGAGTACCTGCACGGCCAGGTGCGGGAGCTGCTGACCAACTACGGCCGTATCGACTACCTCTTCTACGACTTCACCTACGTCGACGATCGCGACGGATGGGCCGGCAAGGGCCCGCAGGACTGGGACTCCGAGGGGCTCCTCGCGCTGACCCGTGAGCTGCAGCCGGACATCATCGTCAACGACCGGCTGTGGATCCCCGGTGATGTGGTCACCCCCGAGCAGTACCAGCCCGATGAGCCCATGACGCGCGACGGCGAGGAGGTCATGTGGGAGGCCTGCCAGACCCTGAACGGATCCTGGGGATACGACCGCGACAACCTCGACATCAAGTCCCCCGATCTGCTGCTGCGGATGCTGGTCGACACCGTCTCCAAGAACGGCAACCTGCTGCTGAACATCGGACCTGACGGGCGCGGTGGGATCCCGCCACGTGACCAGGTCTCGTTGCAGGCACTCGGGGAGTGGATGCGCCTGCACGAGCGGTCCGTGATCGGGGCCGGTGCCGCCGGCTACCAGGCGCCGTCGGGCACCGTGCTCACCCGCCGTGGCGATCGCCTCTACCTGCACCTGCTCACCTGGCCGTTCGGTCATGTGCACCTCGCTGACCTCGCCGACAAGGTGAGCTTCGCGCGGTTCCTGCACGACGGCTCCCAGGTGCGCGCCAGCCAGATCGACCCTGATCAGCAGGCGTGGAACACCGAACCGGGCGGCCAGGCACCGGGCACCCTCACCCTTCACCTGCCGACGACGCGGCCCGACGTGGCCATTCCCGTCATCGAGCTCTTCCTCGCGCCGGACGCGTGA
- a CDS encoding acVLRF1 family peptidyl-tRNA hydrolase: protein MSRRLEIGAARLPGWMARFAARHPGATAQVTADGVRLDTPDGAWAEVTAWPGIRPEPSPTGLIGWDSLADWAAGPPACAFVLIRRGGWAVGLSQGDRLVRHRTGRRYVQSRTAAGGWSQQRFARRRGNQADALVVHVAGVVEELVGQWRDDPGQGDVSSGGLALNGLVLGGLVLGGDKALASAVLAELPGAGAGPGNSRAGSSRAGSPATLMADLPRRELYDLPDPRLVVLRSALTRARSAVVTIDDPALR from the coding sequence GTGAGCCGCCGCCTGGAGATCGGTGCGGCGCGGCTGCCCGGCTGGATGGCGCGGTTCGCCGCGCGGCACCCGGGGGCCACCGCGCAGGTCACCGCCGACGGCGTCCGGCTGGACACCCCGGACGGCGCCTGGGCGGAGGTCACCGCCTGGCCCGGGATCAGGCCGGAGCCATCGCCCACCGGCCTGATCGGCTGGGATTCCCTGGCCGACTGGGCTGCGGGGCCGCCGGCCTGTGCGTTCGTGCTGATCCGCCGTGGCGGATGGGCGGTCGGCCTGAGCCAGGGTGACCGGCTCGTCCGGCACCGCACCGGGCGGCGGTACGTGCAGTCGCGCACCGCGGCAGGTGGGTGGTCCCAGCAGCGGTTCGCGCGGCGGCGCGGCAACCAGGCGGATGCGCTGGTCGTGCATGTGGCGGGCGTGGTTGAGGAGCTGGTGGGGCAGTGGCGGGACGACCCCGGGCAGGGCGATGTCAGTTCGGGTGGTCTCGCGCTGAACGGTCTCGTGCTGGGCGGTCTCGTGCTGGGCGGGGACAAGGCGCTGGCCTCGGCGGTGCTCGCCGAGCTGCCCGGCGCAGGTGCGGGTCCTGGCAATTCCCGAGCTGGCAGTTCCCGAGCCGGCAGTCCCGCGACCCTCATGGCCGACCTGCCCCGGCGGGAGCTGTACGACTTGCCCGACCCACGTCTGGTGGTGCTGCGATCGGCTTTGACACGGGCGCGATCGGCCGTCGTGACGATCGATGACCCGGCTCTGAGGTGA